DNA from Scheffersomyces stipitis CBS 6054 chromosome 1, whole genome shotgun sequence:
ACAAATGCTAGGTTGTGGTTGTCTTCCACATCCTCAGCATTAGTTCCACCATAAAGCGAGTCTACGGCTGTTTCAATAGTTCCAATAACGCCTTCGATGGCGTTAAGGGTCCTCGGATTCACATAAATATCCCCTGAGTTCCAATCTTCCGGCACCTCCAAAGTATCGTTCAATAATTTGTCATGCGACTCGATACAGAGTTCAAAAAGCTTACGGGGCCAATTTTTGCCATGAATTTTACGAACGTGACTAGCGAAGATCGACCCTCTTCTAGTGGAATTGATGAGCTTGTAGTGAAAAGGAAACATGGTCAATGCTGAAGCTACCCCTATGCAAGAAGCCAAGAGTCTCTGAGGTCTTTCAAAAATAGTCGATAAATAGGACTTCGTAACCCATTTTCTACCAAAGGCATGTTCAGTTGAGTAAGGCGACAAAATAACCAAAGTTTTATCAGAATCGCTATTGAACCGTGGCGATTCATTTTGAATATGAGGATTTGAGTTCAAAAAGTCGGCAAAACTACTATTGAACTTAGATAATGATTGATCTATAAGAGGTGACGGCTTCAATATGTGCTCAAACTTGGGGCCAATATGGCTGTAGTATCCGTCTAGGCCACCCGGGCTAGGCGATTTGGTGAATGTCGTTCCAGCAGACTCCGGAGAAGAtgacttggaagactttTTGGTGGTGATTTTTGTCGCATGTGCCGGTAACAACGAATACCTTCTTCTAGTCTTGAACTTGGGGATTTGTTCCAGGATCAAttcctcctcttccaaCTCATCAATATCAACTATGCTCTGGTCGCGTGTATAGTTGAATGTGTTATTGTGAAGAACTGTAGATTGGTCAATGGTGATATCTTTGacttcatcgtcatcgttgGCTGTGGGTCTGATTGTAAGGGTTGTTTCAAACTGTGAGATCAACGACTCTTCGGAATCGTTGTGTTTGGAAAGGGTTTCTTGTAAGGACATTTCACAAGGTATACTAAAAAATGCAATGAATTGACAGTGATAGATGACGATGTTTGAAGAGCTATGTTTTCAATTAATATGCTCTGTTCGGATAGTTTACTTTTTATGTTCAAGTAGCTTTTATGTGAAACTATGTGGATACAATTGTCACTGTGTCAATATTATAACTCAAAATGTCCAATTTAAGCGAATGGTAGGGATGAACTGGATGGACTTCTCGGATAACAGTGACAGTCTTACAGATAATGAATCCATATATTGTCAATGCAAAAAAAGGTGGAATCCGGTAGGTGAAATCAATCAAATTATCAGGACAATGAAATTCTCCAGATCAATAATTCTCCAGATCAAGCCAGATCAAATGTTCACAGCCAGATCAGATGGTGTATGGATGTTGGATTGACAACCTAGAAAGCTCAGACTCAGTTACTTCTACGTCCGACTTCTCAAGTTCTGGTCACGTCGTCGGATCCAGTACTAAGAAAGCAAACAATCAAAGCACAAAAGCGGAGGAATGGACAACTGGAAATTCACACtgttttgatttttcaattgctgACCTTGATTTTTTCAGACGCGCATTGTTCGTGCAGCTTTGGAACCTTCTTTAGCAGCCGGGGAAGAGCGCAATATGGAAATCACAATGGAACAATAGACTAGAATGTGAGGACTAAGCGGTGGATTATTGGTCGTATAGTATACTTGTGTTTGTTTCAGAGAGTATATGAGTAGATTTTAAGGTCCTGAatctttcattttcttaCTGTTGAAATTTCGCTAATTGTCGTAGATCTAATTATAACTGCGCATCTAGTACGTAATACCTAATGCTTTCTTATAGTTGCGTCTATTATATAGTTATCATACTTATCTACAACCCTTTCCCTTGTGCTAAATACATGACTATTCTCTGAAAATCTTGGGCTGGATCTCCTGGGCCAACCGAGGAGCCTCACCTACATTGtgtcttctctttctgatcACATTCTCAATAAAAGCTTCTCCAGCCTTGTACGAAGACCTGACCAACGGACCACTGGCCACATACAAGAAGCCCATCTCCAATGCTGTGTCCCTCCAGTAGTCAAACTTCTCTGGTGTTACGTACTCGACCACCTTCATGTGTCTCTTGGTTGGTCTCATGTACTGTCCAAAAGTCACGACGTCACAGTTGATCTCACGCAAATCCTTCAATGTTTGCAAGATCTGTTCGTCAGTCTCGCCCAAACCTAACATAAGCGACGTCTTTGTCACCAAGGAAGATTTGGTCTCTTTAGCCCTCTGTAACACAGACAAGGACTGTCTATATGTGGCTCTACGGTCTCTGACAAATGGAGTCAAAGCTTCTACAGTCTCCAAATTATGGGCATATACATCCAATCCTGACTTGGCCAACACAGTGGCCATGTCCAAATCACCGCGGAAATCACCACCCAAcacttcaacaagaatttgtGGAGCTTTCTGCTTGATTTTCATGACAGTCTCTGCCAAATGATGTGCTCCACCGTCCGCTAAGTCATCTCTGTCGACAGTGGTAAGCACCACGTATCCCAATCCCCATCGGCTGATGGCCTCAGCTGTATTTTCCGGTTCCATGGGGTCCGGCTTGGCAGGATTTCTGTTAGTCTTCACCAGGCAGAATCTACATCCTCGAGTACAAGTGTCACCCAACAACATGATGGTAGCTGTGGCTTCGGACTTTTTCCCACCCCAGCACTCGCCGATGTTGGGACACTTCGCTTCCTCGCAAACTGTcgccaacttcaactcccGGACATCCTTCTTCACGTTGTGGTACGATTTCCCTTTTGGGATGGGAACTTTCAACCACAGTGGAAGACGTTGATTGGGGTCTTTTCTGGCTGCTTCTAGAGGATCCATGATTTCGGATGCTTTACCACTGACGAAGTCGTCGAATGAAGGGCCAGAATTGAGGGCATCCGTGAAGACcgtctttcttcttcttgtcttgGGTTTGTCTAGCGCATCTGACTCTGTGGCTAGACTTCTGGAAAGAGTAAGCGTAGGTGAGGGACGCGTCCACACGGTTAAGGACCTCGATACGACGCGTGTGTTGTGTACCCTGAGCGCAATCATCGACTAAGTGAtgtaaagaaagaaaccgGCAATAGAAAAAATGGGGATTACAATTATGTCAGATCTTTAACTCTTCGGAAGTTATGTGCCTTTTGTGAAAAATAACTTCGGTGCATCTAGTCACGTGTTTCTCTGGCCCGAGTCACACCGGGTTTTCGCAGCCGTCCAGAGATGCCATAAGGTCAATTTACCAAGATTTAAGAGcatacaagaagaagcaataTATGACAGGGTTTTAGGATCATATAATAGTATTGAAACTTGCTTATAACTAtaacttcaaattgatttATGAAAATAGAACCATTTTATATTTTGGCCATATACTATATCTTTTCCGAAGTACAATGCCGTACACTCTAGCAATATACCATCAGGTCTAATTCCATAATGTCATAGTTATACCATAATACCATCAGATATCTACAGTATCATAGAATGCTACATCATATAATACTATATCGTATAACTTAATACAGTACAATACCCTGTAGCACTCTGTACCATGCATTACAGCATACTACGTTCTATCTTAACATGTATTAATCCAGAGTCTATATTAGAGCAAACGGTGGATTTCGTCGTCCTTAAACTGGTCCAAGCTGTCGAGGTTGCTCCACcacttgaacaagaacgTCTGGCAGATTAACTTGAACCACGGCGTGAAAaccaagttcttgtcttcaaacATCACCTTCAACTCGTCGGCACTGACGTACTTGTAGTCCTTGACCTCATTGTAGTTGGCATTGATGGTGATATCATTTTTAGCCTTAAGAATCAAGATGTAGTCTATTTCGTGCTCGCCCCACTTGGAGGTTTCATCACCGGAGGCAGACTTGTAGTGGATTCTCGTCAAGTATTGGAAGTTGGCAAGTGGGGAGTCGCTGTATGGGATTCCCAATTCGTGGTCCAACTTTCTCTGGGCAGCAACCTTAGCACCCAGAACAGCAGCTGTCAAGGTGTTGATGTCGCCAGAGTCCGACTCAGGAGTAATACCCAATTCAGATGGCACACACAATGGGTGCGAACAGCAGGTGTTAGTCCACATGCCGGGAAACGTGATCTTTTCGTCAGCTCTCTGTTGTAACAACAACTCACCGTCTTCGTTAAAGAGGAAAACAGAAAAGGCTCTGTGCAACAAACCTTCATTAATGTTGTCCATAATATGGCAGAGCTTCTTCGTTCCAGCACCTACAGGTTTGTCGTCGTTGTCCAACACTATGCACAACTCTTCCATCAATCTGATCTGCTCCTCATCATGGCCATGAAACAAGTCTTCCTCATTTGAGCCGGATTTGACAGATCCAGCAGATCTAGGAATACcagaaatcttcttcaatgggGTGACTTCGCTCCATTTGCTCAAAATCTTCTCAGAAGTGAGACTGGCCACAAGCTCAGCGTAGTCGGTAGTCATTATGCTGTGAAATGTTATTTAAGAATTGGTTGTGAAAATATCGAAAGAATAGtaaaaattcaagatgGAAATTAATCTGAAATTTGAACAATgtgaatattgaaatttgatGCTAGAAATACAACTATGAAAATATCCCTTCGCTATGAATATGTATATGGAGTCGTCTGTTCCTATATGACACGTCTTCTCTATACAAATTTGAGACGTGAGAACGGGCCtgtcaaagaagaagatggtaGTGTTGTTTGTGTATGGCTGGAAAAATTTTGATGTGCTCGTATAGACGATAAGGTCACATGACCTATTGTCCAGTAAGATAAGCTGAAGGCGAGTTTAACGAGTTAGCTGTGAAATCGGGGGAATTGTAGTTGTTATCCAAGCATACAATAATTTCCgagattgctgaaaagCAAACTTGCTAGAGTCGGTTGTGGTAGGTTTATCTGGCCATCTAGGTTTGGAGCTCGTAATGCATCGTAAAATGGATGCGAAATTTAGACTCTGCAATTGGATCAAAAATCATCCATACTTGAGGCGTACGTTTCGTTCAAATGAGCACCAAACAGATGGAGGTCCAAGCggacaacaagaagatgggATTCAAAAAGTCTTTACAGTATATGAACGTACACCATATGATCCTCTGGTACTTTGTCCAAATTGCTTCTCTTGGTAGCGCCGTTTAATCAGAAAAGCCAGTTGTATATCATTTGCCTCGGCCAAGTGAACTTACTCTTTCTTAAATCATTACAATGGAACCCTGCCATTAGGCTCTGGCCTGGAATGTCTCAATTCTGGCATTTGCCATGGGCCCACGCCTCGTATTCGCAGCTACCAGGTTTCGACGTTCAAATCCATTAAGCACTGAAAGCCGTAGCTCACAAATCAGAAATAGGTATTTATAATATAAAAATACGAAAATTTCCACACAACAGACAATTTATAGACGACTTGTCAATGACACTTATATCTATACATACTCTGAAGCCCAAGTGATCCAAATCCCCAATAGATATAAGAATATCTACACTATGCTACCACAAGTTGTTTGCCTCGGCACGACCTTTTATGGACAGGCTGTCGAAGCTCacagaatttttcagtctgtCGATTTGACTGTGAATTTTCAGTGAACCTCAAAGTCGATTAGATTAGCACCAGAGACTTTTTCTCACCACACAATAATTTTGCACCGCCTTTCCTTTTGGTACCTTCCTGCTATTCTTGTGTGAATTGTGGCTTTTGCTTTTGCTGCTACGATTTGTGACTCCATTCTTATTCTGACCATCCATTCCTAATTCTGCCTGTATCCACCATGTCTGCTGAAACTGCCACGTCTTTCCGTTCTGCTCCCAGAAAATTCATCAAGCGTCCTGACGACAAGGCGCTCAAGGAGGAGATTGAAGGGTTGAAGAacgagatcaagaagttggactTAGCCAACAACGAGCTCACGGCCCAGATCAACAAAACCCAAGTTGAGGATGGTgcccagaagaagagaagcaagttgcaagaagaattaAAGTCTTTGATTCAGCAACAGTCTGCTTCTAAGAACGAGAGAAACGCCATCAACGACCAGATCAAAAACATTGACGgtcagatgaagaagagaatcgCCGAGATCCAGGCTCAGACCTCgaagaacaacttcaagacaGTCGGTGAAATCGACTCTAGAATCAGCTACTTGGACGGTTTGATTGATGCTGGTGACTTAAAGTTGGCTGACGAACGTAGATTTGTCAAGGAGATGTCCGCTTTGCGTAAATTGCGTAAGGATTTTGGTGGTATTGAGAAGACTCAGTCTTTGATCGATGCTGACAAGGTCAAGATTGctgacttgaagaagaagttgctgtctttccagaacaaggaattgagTGCTCGTTTTGACGCTatccagaaggagttggaCACTATTAATGAGGCCAACAAGTCTCTTTATTCCAAGAGACTGACATTGTTTGACAAGAGAACCGAAATCAAGAAGCAAAAGGATGAGAAGTACAACCAGATCAGAAAATTGAGAGCTGACTTTGACGAACAGTTCGCCAAATTCAAGCTGACTTTggctgaagaaaagaagaagagagatgaagaatacaaaCAGAGACAGGCTGAAGAGAAGCAGGCCAAGAGAAAGGAGGTCGCCGAACAGCAATTGGCAGAAGCTTCTGTTCCAGCTTTTACTACAGAGATCAACTCCATCCacaacttgttgtcttACTTCGATCCTTCCTATGTCAAGCCTGCTCCAAAGACTGCTGTAGCCACTAACGGAAACTTGCCaaccaacaataatatCAGAACTGTAGAGATGCCTTCTGATGTAGTTGTTATCAAGAAGGAACAGGAGGCCTTCTTTGCCGGttccaagtccaagaagtcaaagcagagaaagaacaagacCAAGAACTTCACCGTAGACCCTGACGTTATCGTGTCGTTGTCGGACTTGAGCATTCCTTTCCCTACCAAGGAGGAAGAAGTAACCTCTACAGTAGAGGTCTTGAAGGAAACCCTTTCTGCTCTTGAAGACAAGCAGGAAGAACAGACCAAAACCAACATCGAAAGGGCCAAGGCTAGAATCGCCAAGTTGGAAGCCGAAGAAGATGCCAGGGAAGCcgaagaagctgctgctgttgatgaagaagaagaagttgccgaagaagaacaagtcaaTGGCGAAGCCTAATAGATCTTGATCCACTTTCCACGACATTTTTGCATTACGGGAAAAAAAGATAGACAACCACTAAAAATCGAAAAACAACTATCCGATTGTAAATAGTTTTCTTCTCCGAAAAAGACTTACCAAAGTGCAGTAACCATTCGTTCTATGTTGGTTAGCTTTTAATACAATACTATTAGAGACGATGTAGAGTTGGATAAGCAACAAAAATTATCATAATAAGAATCTTTAATTTTCTTCGTATTGCAAGTCCTCTATGTTTTTATGATAATCTTTCAATTGTTAATCTTATAATCTTTAAATTGAACTCAATATCTAATCTTTTAATTTTGTAGTTTGCAAAGCTGATTTTCTGTGCAGGAGTcgataatttttcagttgatGAGCTctcgatttttcagttctcCAATACAACTCTACAACCAATATCTACACTATCTTCATAACTCTACGCCATGGCCAAGCGGAAAACAGACGATTCCGTTGCCGACAGACCAACGAAGAAACCAGTCAAGACTTCCCCAAAAGTGCAAGTTTCCGTATGCATACCCTCCACAGTGATCTCATCGAAGAATGCTAGGAATCTTGAACAGATAACCTCCATAGTAAATCAGATAGCGAGAGCTGCCACCATATACAATGTGGTTGAGATTATAATACTCGATATTCCGGAATCGGCTGCCGAGGATGAGAACCAAAAGGTGGTTGAGCTAGGTGGTTCCAAGGGTGGAAAGAAGTTAAAGTTCAACTTtagtgatgaagaaatcctAAAAGATAAGCAAGAAACAGTAGCGCAGACTTCGGAAGATGTACAAGACTCTTCCGCCAATGCATTCTTATTGGCCGGTTTATTGCAATTTTTTGTGACTCCTCCATACTTGGTGAAAACCATCTTTTCCCCAGCTATCAATCCTAGTCCTCTCAACAAAGACATGTTaaagaagttcaagtatGCCTACAAATTGCCCAAGATCACCACCTTGCCATTCATGTCTAACAACGAAGTGTTCCGagacttcaaagaaggTTTCACAGTCCCCAAAGAAACACCCAAGGTGGTTTCTAAGAAAGACAAGTCGAAAAAGGTCAAggcagaaaagaagatctcGGTGACAAAATATGTCAATATTGGAGAAGctgagttgttggaattgaatATTAAGAGGGAAATTCCTGCCTATTCGCGAGTCACTGTagatttgaagaacaagactATTGTGTCGCCGCTACAGGCATATGGAGTGATGGGCAACAAGTCTTCGTTTGGCTACTACGTCAGATTCTGTAAAAAGTTCAGTTCCATTTTTACTGAGAGTTCGGCTCCAGAGGGGTACTCATCCAGTATCTGTGTTCAAAGCGATGACTTCTATAGCTCTGCAGAcaagattgaagacttgaacaagatcaacaaaCTTGACAAGGTGGAAGCTAGCGAGTCTGGAAATAATAACATTTTGTTGGTGGTGGGAAGTTTCAAAGACTTGCAGAGAAGCTTTAAGAGCGACTCCATCGAAGGGGTCGACTCCGTGGGACAGATGTTTGATGGCCAATTGGAAGTTCCAAATGGAGTTAGAATCGAAGATGCCTTGATGATTGCATTGACTAAGGTGTATAGTTAGCATTTGTATAATAGAATAATAGCATAGAACtgattttcaaaaactAGGAGACTTGACTAGTCTCAACTACATTCCCATAAATGTCAATATGATAGCCATATAGTTTCCCTAAATCAGTACATTTAGCATCTGTAAACGTAGCCTATAGTTAAGATGGCTACATTTGCATTGTGGTGGCTTCAAGCTACTCTTCTAATTCATTTAGCTGTATTTATTCACATATTAAATCTGGTCGCAgaaatgggtgcaaaatattTCGCGTTTCATGGAGGATTGCGTAGTGGAGTAATGTTTTTGGTGACACGAAAGTGGCAGGGACAATAACAGAGGTAAACAGCATGGCACAACAGCAAATAGAATATCCATCCGACAAGAGTAATCGAATTGTCCATGTAAGTGCTACAAAACCAATAATTGTCTGAGTTTTGAACTATGAAATTACAAACATTTTTCGAGTTCATACATACGCTAATCTGTAGGGGCACTCCCTGAGAATCTGATAAGAGTCTGATATTCGTGGGTTGCCTATAAATCGTATGTCACAATCAGCACCCAAGTTGTGATCTCTCCATGGCCTCGAGTTTTCTGCGATTTCTGCgatttctgttttcttctgtctACTGGACTCTTCactcttcattcttcactcttcattcttctctcttctcaGCTTCTCAGCTCAGCTTTTCTCAGCCATCTCAGATCTATTTTTGGCACAGTCTAGATTCAACTGTGCCCAAAACAGTATTCTCACCTGCACACAGTCTCAATGTTTACTACGCTGACGTAAGCCGCAAATTTTCACTGGCACAAACGAGTCCCAATCAGGCAACCCATGTCGAGATTTGTGTGGaatcttaactatgggaaTTCTACTGGGGATAAGTTTGTTTCGTTTAgatctttttctctttctcttcttttcctcttcttttcttcttcagctaaCTTAGACACTCGTTCGTACAAAATGCAAATCAAGTACTTAACAGCTGTGGCCGCTCTTTTGGCCTCTGCCTCCGCCATTGGTGACGTAAGTATAGCCGCCGTGTAGATATGATAGACAGATTGACAAAGAGACAATGAGACAATACAATTTGGTGCGATTATGATACATAACATATGAGTTTTTTGGTACAAGATCAGACGTGATTACGCTGATATTGCTGTGATGAAGCGATGGTGTACATGTCTGTATTGTAAGTCGTATCAAGCGTGACTTGAGGTCAAATGTTGTGTTGCTGATGATGTTTGCGATGAACAGGTGATGCGAACAATAAACATGGATCCCGACAACAATTCGAGAATAAGCCTGTGGTGGCCACAAACTTGAATGACATTCACGATAGTTTGGATATGCTAGTCTTTATCAACATTCACCGCCATCAGTAGCAAGAACACACACGTTTAGGACGAAAACAATGTCACAGTATCATGCATAACAAGTCCTTATGCCATCTTGACCTATATCTCAAATTGTCATATCTTCTCATTTCTTTATTTCCTTCATTCCATACTAACCTTCTAGCTTGGATTCAACTTAGGTGTCAAGGACAACGCCGGAAACTGTAAAACCGCCGATGAGTACGCCGccgacttgaagaacatcGCTGGCTACTCCAAGGTCGTCAAGACCTACGCCGTCTCTGACTGTAACACCTTGCAAATCTTGGGTCCTGCTGCCGAAGACGCTGGTTTCCAGGTCATGCTTGGTATCTGGCCAACTGACAGCGCCCATTTCGACGCTGAAAAGCAAGCCTTGAAGGACTACTTGCCCAGCATCTCCGCTTCGACCGTCAAGTCCTTCCTCGTCGGTTCGGAAGCCTTGTACAGAGGAGACTTGACTCCTCAGGAATTGGCTTCTGCCATCTCCGACATCAAGGACATTGTCGCTGACATCAAGGACAAGGACGGCAACTCGTTCTCGTCTGTTCCTGTAGGCACTGTAGACTCCTGGAACGTCTTGGTTGATTACTACTCTCAACCAGCCATCAAGGCCGCTGACGTTGTCTACGCCAACGCCTTCTCATACTGGCAAGGACAAACCAAGGCCAACGCTTCGTACTCCTTCTTCGACG
Protein-coding regions in this window:
- the BFR1 gene encoding multicopy suppressor of BFA (Brefeldin A)-induced lethality ER-Golgi vesicle-tethering protein p115 implicated in secretion and nuclear segregation — its product is MSAETATSFRSAPRKFIKRPDDKALKEEIEGLKNEIKKLDLANNELTAQINKTQVEDGAQKKRSKLQEELKSLIQQQSASKNERNAINDQIKNIDGQMKKRIAEIQAQTSKNNFKTVGEIDSRISYLDGLIDAGDLKLADERRFVKEMSALRKLRKDFGGIEKTQSLIDADKVKIADLKKKLSSFQNKELSARFDAIQKELDTINEANKSLYSKRSTLFDKRTEIKKQKDEKYNQIRKLRADFDEQFAKFKSTLAEEKKKRDEEYKQRQAEEKQAKRKEVAEQQLAEASVPAFTTEINSIHNLLSYFDPSYVKPAPKTAVATNGNLPTNNNIRTVEMPSDVVVIKKEQEAFFAGSKSKKSKQRKNKTKNFTVDPDVIVSLSDLSIPFPTKEEEVTSTVEVLKETLSALEDKQEEQTKTNIERAKARIAKLEAEEDAREAEEAAAVDEEEEVAEEEQVNGEA
- the SCW4 gene encoding Glycoside hydrolase, family 17 (beta-1,3 glucan transferase cell wall glucanase [KO:K01210]); this encodes MQIKYLTAVAALLASASAIGDLGFNLGVKDNAGNCKTADEYAADLKNIAGYSKVVKTYAVSDCNTLQILGPAAEDAGFQVMLGIWPTDSAHFDAEKQALKDYLPSISASTVKSFLVGSEALYRGDLTPQELASAISDIKDIVADIKDKDGNSFSSVPVGTVDSWNVLVDYYSQPAIKAADVVYANAFSYWQGQTKANASYSFFDDIMQALQVIQTTKGDTNIEFWVGETGWPTEGTNFEDSIPSVDNAADFWQEAICAMRGWGVNVAVFEYSDEIWKPDTSGTSDVEKHWGVWDSNGKLKYDINCHFG
- the LIP12 gene encoding Lipoic acid synthetase, mitochondrial precursor (Lip-syn) (Lipoate synthase), producing the protein MIALRVHNTRVVSRSLTVWTRPSPTLTLSRSLATESDALDKPKTRRRKTVFTDALNSGPSFDDFVSGKASEIMDPLEAARKDPNQRLPSWLKVPIPKGKSYHNVKKDVRELKLATVCEEAKCPNIGECWGGKKSEATATIMLLGDTCTRGCRFCSVKTNRNPAKPDPMEPENTAEAISRWGLGYVVLTTVDRDDLADGGAHHLAETVMKIKQKAPQILVEVLGGDFRGDLDMATVLAKSGLDVYAHNLETVEALTPFVRDRRATYRQSLSVLQRAKETKSSLVTKTSLMLGLGETDEQILQTLKDLREINCDVVTFGQYMRPTKRHMKVVEYVTPEKFDYWRDTALEMGFLYVASGPLVRSSYKAGEAFIENVIRKRRHNVGEAPRLAQEIQPKIFRE
- the IDI1 gene encoding isopentenyl diphosphate:dimethylallyl diphosphate isomerase (IPP isomerase), with the protein product MTTDYAELVASLTSEKILSKWSEVTPLKKISGIPRSAGSVKSGSNEEDLFHGHDEEQIRLMEELCIVLDNDDKPVGAGTKKLCHIMDNINEGLLHRAFSVFLFNEDGELLLQQRADEKITFPGMWTNTCCSHPLCVPSELGITPESDSGDINTLTAAVSGAKVAAQRKLDHELGIPYSDSPLANFQYLTRIHYKSASGDETSKWGEHEIDYILILKAKNDITINANYNEVKDYKYVSADELKVMFEDKNLVFTPWFKLICQTFLFKWWSNLDSLDQFKDDEIHRLL